A genomic window from Bubalus bubalis isolate 160015118507 breed Murrah chromosome X, NDDB_SH_1, whole genome shotgun sequence includes:
- the LOC123331772 gene encoding ARL14 effector protein-like, with translation MSEQAEKSEQAEKSEQAEKSSSVRERPARQSSPEKPSEKELKQMKRLDRQLKRLSLQNPGPQVANFNPKVRQQIKKGQMAKKNESVPEKREVNKYDEKGRLTFNEADLCDCLDKDCMGCFYPCPKCNSTKCGPTCRCNRRWAYDTIVDENGEVISKMPFDLSD, from the coding sequence ATGAGTGAACAAGCAGAAAAGAGTGAACAAGCAGAAAAGAGTGAACAAGCAGAAAAGAGCAGTTCCGTGCGAGAGAGACCTGCACGTCAAAGTTCTCCTGAGAAACCAAGTGAGAAGGAACTGAAGCAAATGAAACGGTTGGATCGGCAGTTAAAACGGTTGTCACTTCAAAATCCCGGGCCTCAGGTAGCCAACTTTAATCCTAAAGTAAGGCAGCAGATCAAGAAAGGGCAAATGGCAAAGAAAAATGAGTCTGTTCCTGAAAAACGTGAAGTCAACAAGTATGACGAAAAGGGCAGGCTCACCTTCAATGAGGCTGACCTGTGTGATTGCCTTGATAAAGACTGCATGGGTTGCTTCTACCCGTGCCCCAAGTGTAACTCCACCAAGTGTGGGCCCACTTGCCGCTGCAACCGCCGCTGGGCCTACGACACCATAGTCGATGAGAATGGGGAGGTCATCAGCAAGATGCCATTCGACCTCTCCGACTAG